Proteins from a single region of Proteiniborus ethanoligenes:
- a CDS encoding M15 family metallopeptidase — MRKNQRPRGKHRLRLFGILLVVLISITIVAQAKDKLFPFIKNTISNEPSSDYVLADSDIIEEEDSDSSENKEDIIDIEEDHDEEQAIKEELLENTVYLNDEGKKIINNPNDILVLVNKERNLSSDYKPDDLVVPNVRFSFEGNDQKKYLRKEAAKALEDLFKEGEKEDIALYAVSGYRSYSRQELLFNNKANKVGAEAANKLVARPGQSEHHTGLAMDVSSKSANFSLAERFGETAEGIWLKENAHKFGFIIRYPKEKTDITGYSYEPWHIRYVGKEIAEEIYEKDITLEEYFGFEYSENSNSLNNE, encoded by the coding sequence ATGAGGAAAAACCAGAGACCAAGAGGGAAACATAGGCTTAGACTTTTTGGTATTCTTTTAGTAGTGCTTATTTCTATAACTATTGTTGCACAAGCTAAGGACAAGCTATTCCCTTTTATTAAAAACACTATTTCAAATGAGCCATCATCTGACTATGTCTTGGCAGATAGTGACATAATAGAGGAAGAAGACAGTGACTCTTCTGAAAATAAGGAGGACATCATAGATATTGAAGAAGACCATGATGAAGAGCAAGCAATAAAAGAAGAACTGTTGGAGAATACTGTATATTTAAATGATGAAGGAAAGAAAATTATTAATAATCCTAATGATATTTTGGTATTAGTTAATAAGGAGAGAAATTTATCCTCTGATTATAAGCCAGATGATTTAGTAGTTCCAAATGTTAGGTTTTCCTTTGAAGGAAATGACCAGAAGAAGTATCTGAGAAAAGAAGCTGCTAAAGCCCTAGAAGATTTGTTTAAAGAAGGAGAAAAGGAAGATATAGCTTTATATGCGGTTTCAGGATATAGATCCTATTCTAGACAGGAGCTTCTATTTAACAACAAAGCAAATAAGGTTGGAGCGGAGGCTGCTAATAAGCTAGTAGCTAGACCAGGGCAAAGTGAGCATCATACAGGGTTGGCAATGGATGTGTCTAGTAAAAGTGCTAATTTTTCATTGGCGGAGAGATTTGGAGAAACAGCAGAAGGTATATGGCTTAAAGAAAATGCACATAAATTTGGGTTTATAATAAGGTACCCAAAAGAAAAGACAGACATAACTGGATATAGCTATGAGCCATGGCATATTAGATATGTGGGCAAGGAAATAGCAGAGGAAATATATGAAAAGGATATTACGTTAGAGGAGTATTTTGGGTTTGAATATAGCGAAAATAGTAATAGCTTAAATAATGAATAA